In Brassica napus cultivar Da-Ae chromosome C2, Da-Ae, whole genome shotgun sequence, the sequence aatcaaaattaatgataaatttGAATATACTTTAAAAGTTCATAAAATCTTGTAATTATGCTTGTAATCATCCCctgttttttgtttaatgtgctCTAAGCTAAAATTTGTGgcttaataattttgaaaaaactaaaattttataaaaatcaagTTACTCTGCTTCACTGCTTGTGCTCAATCATCATTCTCTGCTTTTGTTTAATGTTCTCTTAAGCTGAAATTTGTAACTCAGCTAAGTATTTTAGTTAACTACTAAGAAACTTTGAATAGTATGCTTGATAAAAAGTACAAtgatgtttcattttaaatccTGACATACACCGATCAATAGGGATTTTTTTAACAGAATTGGCATATAGATATATAGTggtattttaaaaactataactTGTGTTatgttcttttaaaatatttataataaaaataaaagccataaagttaattaatttaaatagcCAATCTCTACCTACGAAGTCACTACAACTGAAAGTGAAATTCTCCACATTGGTTGTATTGCACTTATTCTAATGAAACCATTGCGACGATAACAACATaacgttttaaaatattatatagagaAAATTATTAGAACGTATAAGAAAAGTTGATTTATTATTAGAGTGTTaaacatcttttaaaaattactagaatgtttCCCTACCCATAGTAAATGACTGTAAAGAtctttggttagtttttttttagttgaaattatttttaaacattaaatccACATCACTAATTAAATATGCACATCATCAGAATAGAAACCAAACCGTCTATTCTCCAACATAACtacatagaagaaaaaaaagaataactaAGAACATTGTCTTTGTCGTCTCGAAGAAGAAACCGTCGAAGAAGGAACCGCGAGGATACTCCCACTCTCTGTCATCAACATTGTCTGTGTTTACTTCCTCTTCCTCGAACTACCTCTCTGTCGTGATACTTTGTTTTCTCCATTATTGTCGTGCCTGAAATCGTCGTCTTCAATCGTTTGTACGAAATCGTCTTCGCCGCCGTCTTCGCTGTCGTCTTCCCCGCATTCTTATCTACGAGTTCGTCTTTTCCGGTAGAATATCGCgatggtatatattatattttgttgcgACTGAGATAGGGTTATGTTGCGGCTGTGATATGGTTTTGTTGACGGTTTTGTTGCGTCTGAGTTAGGGTTTTGTTGCGATTGAATTAGGGTtatgttatggctgagttatcgCTGTGTCGTGACTAAATTAATGTtatgttgtggctgagttacttttatgttgtggctgagttacAGTTATGTTGTGACTGAGTTATTCAAACATTTTGTGGCTGAGTTATTGTTACAGTACGGATGTGTTATTGTTATCTTGTGACTGATTTATTGTTGGGTtatatgatcagatggatgttgCTGAAGTTAAATCACGGGATTACCCTCCAAGACTTTCCCTGAAGGGTCTTCtaacctgaaaaaaaaagaaattaatcaCAATTTCCGTCCAGGAAATTTCCCCCACATTAGAGAAACAATTGGAATTGATGTGTGGGAAGAACTGGTGAACTCTCCCATTGGAGTAGTTGCTAGGCTAGCTGGACGCGAAAGCATATGGTCTGGTAGGACCGTACCCTATCTACTATGTAGACAGCTGCGAGTACATAAGAAGGAGATATGGTGTCTCGTGGTTGATGAGCCTATCAGGTTTAGCTTGCTCGAGTTTGGTGAGATCACTGGGTTAAACACAGGTGCATTGCCAACAAAATTTTTTAAAGCTGATCAAGACAAAGAGTTTTGGGAGGAGTTGAAGGTGCCGCTTGGGATGAGACCCAAGTTAGATGAACTGAAGGAAGCATTAGCGTTCTGTCCGCTTTGGAGTTTTGAAAAGCGTAAGTGGTTGGGGCTGCTACTTCTTCAAGCCATGGGAGTATTGTTTGCATCACAATTCAAGGAAACCTTTTGAAAGTGCAATAAGGGTATTCGACGATGAAGCCATGGGGTCGTATCCATGGGGTCGGACTGCATACGAAGTTCTCATTGGCTCTATTAAAACGTTGGCTCCAAAAGGAGGTTTATACACAATAAGCGGCATGATGAAGACGTGGTGAATAATGAAGACGTATGAATCCATCGCCTGCTTCGGTGAGAATTTTGGGAGGGTGGTGAATAATGAAGACGTTCCGCTTTTGCGATGGGGTAGAAAGCGTACACGTGCAAGTTTTGATAACTTGTTGGCTGCCGAAATCAAAGAGCATGGCAAGGTAAGGTTTAACGctgagtttttagtttttttatggctgtttattatatttgatggctgagttatgtgttATTTTGGTGGCTGAGTTTAATTATAACCCGGTGTTGCAGGTGCGTGTGAGGAGAATGGTTTTGAAGAACTCAATTGAGGAGATGTTTCCTAAATGGCCGGTGAAGCTGACGACCCACAACTCGTTAGCTTGATAACAGACATACATGGAGGTAGATTTGTGAAAGGTGTTTGGGAAGTGCATGGGAATACGCAGGGTAATGCGCAGAGGAAGgggaatgagaagaagaagaaaatgaagggTGGAGTTTCGTCAGAAGCTGAGCCACCCActaagaagcagaagaaagttAAGACACATAATGAGTCTGGAGATGCTGCAGCGAAAAAGGATTCTAGCGAGAAGGAAGGTAGCAAAGATTTGGAGTTGGAGAACAAAGCGACTCTGGCGACCATTGTGAGTACTCTGGATAATATTTCCAGGAAATTTGAGCAGTTTTAGTCACGGTTGGAAGCTTACGAGTTAGACCGGAACAGACCATTGATGGACCAAAAGACCATTGATGACAGGGTGAACGCTTTACTGGAGGAGCGTCTGAAAGTTCTGGGAGTTGGGAAAATTCCCGAAAACAATGATAATCCCTCTCCACCATCAGTAGATAAATCTTTATTGTTGGCATCATTGGTGGTTCAAACGCAGCAGAAGTCTGTCAATAGTCCAGCGTTAGCTGCGACTCCTGGTAAGGTTTTTGGACCGAAGAAGAATTTGGCCAAGGAGCTTGATAAGGAATCATGGGTGAAAAGGATTTTGGATGAGGAGTTTGGTAGTGTCGCTAAAGCTACTGATCTTGATAGTCAACCTCTTGATTTCGTATTAATTTCTCCTGCAAAGGCTACTAACAATGATAAGGATGCTAAGGTTCCAGCCTATGGACGCGGCTGCAGGGGCAGGCGTATTGTTAAGGGTAAAGAAGCCaatgagaagaaaaaagcaGCGCAGGCAGATGCTGCGTttaagaggaaggagaaggctGAGGCTAAGAAAAAAGCGGCTGAGCCTAAGAAAAAAGATGCTGAGGCTAAGAAAAAAGAGGCTGAAGCAAAGAAAAAAGAGGCTGAGAGTAAGGAAAAAGAGGCTGAgttaaagaagaaacaagaggctGAGGGTAAAGAATCGAAAACAGGCTGAGTCAAAGAACAAAGAGGTGACTCCATCTGGAGAGGACAGTGTATTTGCTGATGTGACTGACGAAGTTGTTGGGGGAGAGAACGAATTTGCGCCGGAGTCTGATGTCGAGAATCAGGAAGTGATTAGATCTGCCATAGTAAGGGAATATCGGGAGAAACGTGTTCAATTATCTCCAAAAGGGTTTGCATTGACGACACTTTCTTCACCACTAGTTTTTCCGTACGTTGGAGATGATGGAACGACGTGCATGAGGAAGAATGTTACTCCTTCATCAGAAATATATGACCCTCTAGCACCTGTTGATCCGATGCTATTGGAAAAACTAATGCAACAGATTAAGCGAATTCCACCCAAACCACCAGCACCAGCACCAGCAGATAAACCAGCAGTCCTCTCCGCTGATCATGAGGGTGACTTCTACAGCATACTCATCCATGAAAGACCGTGGATGGAAAAGGAATATGGATGGGTGTTTGATAATGTAAGTCTTTAGTGCGGCTGagctatatattaattttattatatttcggctgagttatatatttgattacggCTGACTTACATATTCTTTTagtatggctgagttatatattatattacaacTGACTTAcatattcttttattatatCACGGCTGActtgttaatattatttgtgtagcatgtcgttgcgTATTTGAACGTCCACATTAAAAGGTCCATGCGAAATCCCACTCCATTCTGGTCTAAGCAGATTGCCTTCATTGACGTTTGGTGGCAAAGTTTTTTGATTCACGATTTCACTCAGTTCAAGATAAAACCTAGTATGTTCAATTTCAAAGGCAATGGTTATGAAGATATGTTAAAGGGTAAGCTTCCCGAACGCTATCCAACAAACTTGAAGTGGTATGAAGATGTGGATCACTTGTACGGATGTCTTCAAACCGGCAGAAATCACTGGGTTGCGTATCATGTGgatctgaagaaggagaagattgaTTGCTACGATCTAATCTTTGGAGAGGAAACACCTGAAAGTGAGCATAGAATTCTAAATTCATTTAAACCGCTGATGCACATGATTCCGTATATGTTGAGTTATCATATTTCTGCCAATATCCGAGCCCCTAGTAAGAAGAAGTTCTCATTCAGAAGGAGGAGCAAAAGATACACTCCACAAAACACCTAGATTGGCGATTGTGGGGTGTATTCGTTGAAGTTTGTGGAGTGTCTAGCGCTTGGTGTAATGTTTGATGGGATAAACGATAAAAATATTCAAGGTTATGGATGAAGATGGCAGCAGAGAGCCACGATGAAGAAGGAAATTCTGAGATGAGCAGTTTGCTGGCTAATTGAACATGTGTTTATTATTTTGTACTTGACTTATGTTGTTGTTTTGTACTCGACTTATGTTATTTTGTACTTTATTAAGTATTTGACTCAGTCTTATCGTTCTTATAACCCAGCCATGTCGTATATGTGTAACTCAGCCTTACCccaaacataccctaaaatcgtaaaatgtttatataactcgGTCGTATCGATTAGTATAAGTCAACCGTTACGATATTACAACTCAgccatacctcaaacataccctagaatcaaaaaaaactaaatgtttatactttaaaatgttaaattgaaactccaattataaatttgaaatgaATATATAATCAACTGAATGTGTCTTCTTTATTGAATTTACGAGTTTAGAATCAATCATGATCTTGAGATATATGTTGTCTTACAAATACTCCTAAACTTAACTGATGTATATAAGGTGTGAGCATAATTCAAAACTCATAAACTATTATTTTGTTATCTATTacgaatttttgtttttataatatttcttgCACCATAAATCCAAATTCCAAAcctaaaaacccaaaaaagcaaacctaaaccctaaataagcaaccctaaaccctaaaccccatttACTAAGTCAGCCGTAAATGTTAAAGTAATTCAGGCGTAAAGTGTAACTTAATCTTGACGTTTGGTGGGAAAAAGATAATTGATTCTTGGGAAATTTTAACTCGAGACGTTTGACATTCTGTACCTTCTATATATTGTCTCCTCTCTTACAcatttctctctctagaaaaaACCTAAACAATATCTCTCTATCCCCATCAAAAGTTATGCCGATTGTTCCTGGTTATTCAACGATGTTAGAGAACAGTGTCGCATTGATGGGGATAGAGAGATAGAGAGCAGAGCACCGCAAAT encodes:
- the LOC125582243 gene encoding uncharacterized protein LOC125582243 → MKTYESIACFGENFGRVVNNEDVPLLRWGRKRTRASFDNLLAAEIKEHGKVRVRRMVLKNSIEEMFPKWPGNAQRKGNEKKKKMKGGVSSEAEPPTKKQKKVKTHNESGDAAAKKDSSEKEGSKDLELENKATLATISRLEAYELDRNRPLMDQKTIDDRVNALLEERLKVLGVGKIPENNDNPSPPSVDKSLLLASLVVQTQQKSVNSPALAATPGKVFGPKKNLAKELDKESWVKRILDEEFGSVAKATDLDSQPLDFVLISPAKATNNDKDAKVPAYGRGCRGRRIVKGKEANEKKKAAQADAAFKRKEKAEAKKKAAEPKKKDAEAKKKEAEAKKKEAESKEKEAELKKKQEAEVVGGENEFAPESDVENQEVIRSAIVREYREKRVQLSPKGFALTTLSSPLVFPYVGDDGTTCMRKNVTPSSEIYDPLAPVDPMLLEKLMQQIKRIPPKPPAPAPADKPAVLSADHEGDFYSILIHERPWMEKEYGWVFDNHVVAYLNVHIKRSMRNPTPFWSKQIAFIDVWWQSFLIHDFTQFKIKPSMFNFKGNGYEDMLKGKLPERYPTNLKWYEDVDHLYGCLQTGRNHWVAYHVDLKKEKIDCYDLIFGEETPERNSYRRRLNAERGTPKQCWCGEPCYISTSGTATNRGRLYYCCGKGYNKRHLFKWADECLVEEVEDIMSLKSSMNKDISEFRLNVDRLEKEIEVMKTASEGK